The following are from one region of the Paenibacillus sp. KS-LC4 genome:
- the ilvC gene encoding ketol-acid reductoisomerase → MAVTLYYEKDADQSVLQGKTIAVIGYGSQGHAQAQNLRDSGLKVIIGLRPGKSADAAKKDGFEVLTVAEATKVADVVQILLPDETQAQVYNEEIAPNLKKGAALMFSHGFNIHFGQIKPSKDTDVFLVAPKSPGHMVRRTYEEGFGVPGLIAIEQDASGNAKAIGLAYAKGIGCTRAGVIETTFKEETETDLFGEQAVLCGGASALVQAGFETLVEAGYAPEMAYFECLHELKLIVDMMYEGGISSMRDSISNTAEYGDYVTGPRIVTAETKKEMKRVLEDIQSGRFARDFILENKSGQAMMNATRRNEAAHPIEQTGKQLRELMHWIKK, encoded by the coding sequence ATGGCAGTTACATTGTATTATGAAAAAGACGCTGATCAAAGCGTACTTCAAGGTAAAACGATCGCAGTAATCGGTTACGGCAGCCAAGGTCACGCTCAAGCGCAAAACCTTCGCGACAGCGGACTGAAAGTTATTATCGGTCTTCGCCCAGGTAAATCCGCAGATGCTGCGAAAAAAGACGGTTTTGAAGTTTTGACTGTTGCTGAAGCAACTAAAGTAGCAGATGTTGTTCAAATCCTGCTGCCTGACGAAACTCAAGCACAAGTTTACAATGAGGAAATCGCACCGAACCTGAAAAAAGGCGCGGCTTTGATGTTCTCCCACGGCTTCAACATTCACTTCGGCCAAATCAAGCCGAGCAAAGATACAGACGTATTCCTGGTTGCTCCTAAATCGCCAGGCCACATGGTTCGCCGCACATATGAAGAAGGCTTTGGCGTACCAGGCTTGATCGCAATCGAGCAAGATGCTTCCGGCAATGCGAAAGCAATCGGTCTTGCTTATGCAAAAGGTATCGGCTGTACACGTGCAGGCGTTATCGAAACAACTTTCAAAGAAGAAACAGAAACGGATCTTTTCGGTGAGCAAGCAGTTCTTTGCGGCGGCGCTTCCGCGCTTGTACAAGCTGGTTTTGAAACGCTTGTTGAAGCTGGCTACGCTCCAGAAATGGCTTACTTCGAGTGCTTGCACGAGCTGAAGCTGATCGTTGACATGATGTACGAGGGCGGTATCTCCTCGATGCGCGATTCCATCTCCAACACAGCTGAATACGGCGACTATGTAACAGGTCCTCGCATTGTAACAGCTGAAACGAAAAAAGAAATGAAGCGCGTATTGGAAGATATCCAATCCGGCCGTTTCGCTCGCGATTTCATCCTGGAAAACAAATCAGGACAAGCAATGATGAACGCTACTCGCCGCAACGAGGCAGCTCATCCAATCGAGCAAACAGGCAAACAGCTTCGTGAGCTTATGCACTGGATCAAGAAGTAA
- the leuB gene encoding 3-isopropylmalate dehydrogenase has product MSEVKKIAVVAGDGIGPEVVGEALKVLKKVEELYGYQFETEHGLFGGIAIDEKGTPLPQETLDLCKNADAVLLGAVGGPKWDNNSKELRPETGLLGIRKALGLFSNIRPATVFDCLKEASTLKPEVLEGTDLIVVRELTGGIYFGEKFRREGAGGEEAVDTCVYNVQEIERIVRQAFDIAMTRSKRLASVDKANVLETSRLWREVVNRIAPEYPEVELEHVLVDNCAMQLLRRPSSFDVIVTENMFGDILSDEAAMLTGSIGMLSSASLGEGSFGLYEPVHGSAPDIAGQGISNPIATILSVALMFRLTFGYHDAAQAIEDAVKEVLDAGHRTGDIAVDKSKAIGTTAMGDLIIAALKKA; this is encoded by the coding sequence ATGTCAGAAGTTAAAAAAATTGCAGTAGTTGCCGGCGACGGTATTGGTCCAGAGGTTGTAGGCGAAGCGCTTAAAGTATTGAAAAAAGTAGAAGAGCTTTATGGCTATCAGTTCGAAACGGAGCATGGTCTGTTCGGCGGTATTGCGATTGATGAAAAAGGAACTCCATTGCCGCAGGAAACGCTTGATCTTTGTAAAAATGCTGACGCTGTATTGCTTGGCGCTGTTGGCGGCCCGAAATGGGACAACAACTCGAAGGAGCTTCGTCCTGAGACTGGCCTTCTCGGCATTCGCAAGGCGCTGGGCCTATTCTCCAACATTCGTCCGGCAACGGTATTTGACTGCTTGAAGGAGGCTTCCACGCTTAAGCCGGAAGTGCTGGAAGGCACTGACCTGATCGTTGTGCGCGAGCTGACAGGCGGCATCTACTTCGGCGAGAAATTCCGTCGTGAAGGTGCAGGCGGCGAAGAAGCGGTAGATACTTGCGTATATAATGTACAAGAGATTGAGCGTATCGTTCGCCAAGCGTTTGATATTGCAATGACTCGCAGCAAGCGTCTGGCTTCTGTTGATAAAGCAAACGTACTGGAAACTTCCCGTCTGTGGCGTGAAGTCGTTAACCGGATCGCTCCTGAATACCCAGAGGTTGAGCTGGAGCATGTGCTTGTAGACAACTGTGCAATGCAATTGCTGCGTCGTCCATCGAGCTTTGACGTTATCGTAACGGAAAACATGTTTGGCGATATTTTGAGCGATGAAGCAGCAATGCTGACAGGCTCCATCGGTATGCTTTCCTCCGCTTCGCTGGGCGAAGGCAGCTTCGGTCTTTACGAGCCGGTACATGGTTCCGCACCTGACATTGCTGGACAAGGCATTTCGAACCCAATTGCAACGATTCTTTCGGTTGCCTTGATGTTCCGTCTGACTTTCGGCTACCACGATGCAGCGCAAGCGATTGAGGATGCTGTTAAGGAAGTGCTCGATGCTGGACACCGCACAGGCGATATCGCTGTTGACAAGAGCAAAGCTATCGGCACAACAGCAATGGGCGATCTGATCATTGCAGCGCTGAAAAAAGCTTAA
- a CDS encoding anti-sigma factor domain-containing protein: protein MMNRGVVMQIQKNRAMVLTADGRFINTELPRNVQVGDEIVFQQEERTRRRSRKALLWRSGVAAAIVLLILPVLLYIQSGNHPVVAYFSMDINPSIEIGIDSREQVQELHAFNEAGKQVIAGVSYKNQSLALVTTTIMQKIAGMHYFDDKVHDIVVTSVVVGDDDPQLDVLFSTKLNQALTDMAADGHMKTVVEVLTLSAPVELRAAAEAYGLSSGKMAVYLMAKDEGYALELENFQQHSISMIAEPLGGVKTIVKHADKTTKESLRSLLEAETKQEAVQASSVPVVDSASAVPAVKETPAKQLDSEKNGQHGKDIGKDKVKDKNNDMEKDKKKGKDKDKDKDKDKDKKKDKEKEKDKDKDKSKDKTKHKNINDGSSDSHKDVKNRDTGKNKDKDNYKKSSGENKGRTIWDGQKRFSYRTNVENTYSWQRSA, encoded by the coding sequence ATGATGAACCGTGGCGTCGTAATGCAGATACAAAAGAATAGGGCAATGGTGCTGACGGCGGATGGCAGATTCATCAATACCGAGCTTCCTCGCAACGTTCAGGTGGGCGATGAAATTGTGTTCCAGCAGGAGGAGAGGACAAGGCGCAGAAGCCGCAAAGCGCTGTTGTGGAGATCCGGAGTGGCCGCGGCTATCGTGCTGCTTATTTTGCCTGTGCTGCTATATATTCAAAGCGGAAATCATCCCGTAGTGGCTTATTTCAGCATGGACATCAATCCAAGCATTGAAATCGGCATTGATAGTCGTGAGCAGGTACAGGAGCTTCATGCGTTTAATGAAGCAGGCAAGCAGGTCATCGCCGGAGTGTCCTACAAAAATCAATCGCTTGCGCTGGTTACAACGACTATTATGCAAAAAATTGCGGGAATGCACTATTTTGACGATAAGGTGCATGACATTGTAGTTACGAGCGTAGTCGTAGGCGATGATGATCCGCAGCTGGATGTATTATTTTCAACTAAGCTAAATCAGGCTTTGACAGATATGGCCGCGGATGGGCATATGAAAACGGTTGTTGAAGTTTTGACGCTGTCCGCCCCGGTAGAGCTGCGGGCAGCGGCGGAGGCATACGGCTTGTCCTCCGGCAAAATGGCGGTTTATTTAATGGCCAAGGATGAAGGCTATGCTCTTGAGCTGGAAAATTTCCAGCAGCATTCCATCAGCATGATAGCCGAGCCGCTTGGCGGTGTAAAAACGATTGTGAAGCATGCTGATAAAACGACAAAAGAAAGCTTGAGAAGCTTGCTTGAGGCGGAAACCAAGCAAGAGGCGGTGCAAGCCTCCTCCGTTCCGGTTGTGGATAGCGCTTCTGCTGTGCCAGCCGTAAAGGAGACACCAGCCAAACAGCTGGATAGCGAAAAAAACGGACAGCATGGCAAGGATATTGGGAAGGACAAAGTTAAAGATAAGAACAACGACATGGAAAAAGATAAGAAGAAGGGCAAGGACAAGGACAAGGACAAGGACAAGGACAAGGACAAGAAGAAAGACAAAGAAAAAGAAAAGGATAAGGATAAGGACAAGAGTAAAGACAAAACCAAACATAAAAATATTAATGATGGCAGCAGCGATAGCCATAAAGACGTTAAAAACAGGGATACTGGCAAAAATAAAGACAAGGATAATTACAAGAAGAGCAGCGGTGAAAATAAAGGGAGAACTATTTGGGACGGCCAAAAACGTTTTAGCTATCGAACAAACGTGGAAAATACATACAGCTGGCAGAGGTCGGCTTAA
- the sigI gene encoding RNA polymerase sigma factor SigI, producing the protein MLLVLFKRFLRKTVPTDTVEANIKEPLLKIKKTKTSLTPEQTVLQIQQGDALLRERFIASYKPYIAKVTSRFCKRYVNASRDDEYSVALIAFNEAISQFSPESGRSFLGFTETVIRRRLIDYVRREQRHLSSVPYSTFERLDDEEQLYNPIELKQALAAYELSSTADERRLEMGEFNQELLKYGVSFAELVEASPKHADSRKMLMRTAAILAEDAAMFGQLKLTGKLPVKALTEASGLSRKTIERNRKYMIAIACILRGTYPFLKDYLDLDDWQREACKEAE; encoded by the coding sequence TTGCTACTTGTATTATTCAAGCGTTTCTTGCGGAAAACCGTACCCACCGACACCGTAGAAGCGAACATAAAGGAACCATTGTTAAAAATTAAAAAAACAAAGACATCCCTGACGCCGGAGCAGACGGTGCTGCAAATTCAGCAAGGAGACGCGCTGCTGCGGGAGCGGTTTATTGCAAGCTATAAGCCATACATTGCAAAAGTGACAAGCCGCTTCTGCAAACGTTATGTCAATGCGAGCAGGGATGATGAATATAGCGTGGCCTTAATCGCCTTTAACGAGGCTATCAGCCAATTTTCGCCGGAGTCTGGCAGATCCTTTCTCGGTTTTACCGAGACGGTCATCAGACGCCGTCTAATTGACTATGTGCGCCGTGAGCAGCGGCATCTATCCTCAGTTCCATATAGCACGTTCGAGCGTTTAGACGATGAGGAGCAGCTTTACAATCCCATTGAGCTGAAGCAGGCGCTGGCTGCTTATGAGCTCAGCAGTACGGCGGATGAGCGCCGGCTGGAGATGGGCGAATTTAATCAGGAGCTGCTGAAATACGGCGTATCGTTCGCCGAGTTGGTCGAGGCTTCGCCCAAGCATGCGGATTCACGCAAAATGCTGATGCGTACAGCAGCAATATTAGCGGAGGATGCCGCGATGTTTGGCCAATTAAAGTTGACGGGCAAGCTGCCAGTCAAAGCACTGACGGAGGCGAGCGGCTTGTCCCGCAAGACGATTGAACGCAATCGCAAATATATGATTGCTATTGCTTGCATTTTACGGGGAACGTACCCGTTTTTGAAAGATTACTTGGATCTGGACGATTGGCAGAGAGAAGCGTGCAAGGAGGCAGAATGA
- a CDS encoding MFS transporter, whose translation MINGEAGLKKEGLVILLLSFAVTLVVMNTMMFNLALPDVEKQFSLTAIATSWIVTGYSIMFAIASITYSRLSDFIPMKLLFLIALSSVSVASILGFFSSSFIMLMAARLIQATGAGAIAALGIVLVTRFIPAERRGRAMALIMSATSLGLGLGPVIGGVIVEYLGWHYLFAVTASMLVLIPMFYKMIPAESRKSGTFDVAGALLIGIGTTGLLLALTSRSLIALFIGAVAVALFWWRIHKTNDPFVQPDLFRNKPYMLLGMLGVTSYMNNFAALFLVPQVLAGVYHLTPAQSGLIVFPGSLATMVASRYIGGTIDRLGNRFFIRLAPIGLLIASLALAFSAVHSYWAILGIYMLLSVSFSALTSSVSNEMSVLLPQKEIGSGMGLFQLAQFFSGALTAALIGSAIVWQAQLAKSEAFNHILWGMSLIVLGTVVSSLLYTRSAARKAARQSA comes from the coding sequence ATGATTAACGGAGAAGCAGGCCTGAAAAAAGAAGGTCTGGTCATTTTATTACTTAGCTTTGCTGTGACATTGGTCGTAATGAATACAATGATGTTTAATTTGGCGCTACCGGATGTGGAGAAGCAATTTTCTCTCACAGCGATTGCAACCTCATGGATCGTCACTGGTTATTCCATTATGTTCGCGATAGCTTCCATTACGTACAGCAGGCTTTCGGATTTTATACCAATGAAGCTGTTGTTTCTTATTGCGCTTTCTTCTGTTAGCGTGGCGTCGATTTTAGGCTTCTTCAGCAGCAGCTTTATCATGCTTATGGCTGCACGTCTTATTCAAGCTACTGGGGCAGGAGCGATTGCCGCGCTTGGCATCGTGCTCGTTACACGGTTTATTCCCGCTGAACGCCGAGGACGGGCGATGGCGCTTATTATGTCGGCAACGTCGCTTGGGCTTGGTCTGGGGCCGGTTATCGGCGGTGTGATTGTGGAATATTTGGGCTGGCATTATTTATTTGCGGTTACGGCTAGCATGCTTGTGCTCATTCCCATGTTCTACAAAATGATTCCGGCTGAAAGCCGCAAAAGCGGCACGTTCGATGTAGCGGGTGCTTTGCTCATCGGGATCGGAACGACGGGACTTCTGCTTGCGTTGACCAGCAGAAGCCTGATCGCTTTATTCATTGGTGCTGTCGCAGTGGCCTTGTTCTGGTGGCGAATCCATAAGACTAACGATCCATTCGTTCAGCCGGATCTGTTCCGCAATAAGCCTTATATGCTGCTCGGCATGCTGGGTGTTACCTCATACATGAACAACTTCGCCGCGTTATTTCTCGTACCACAGGTGCTTGCTGGCGTGTATCACTTAACACCTGCCCAATCGGGCTTGATTGTATTCCCAGGCTCGCTGGCGACGATGGTAGCCTCAAGATACATCGGAGGTACGATCGACCGCCTTGGCAATCGGTTTTTTATTCGTCTGGCGCCGATTGGCCTGCTCATCGCCTCGCTTGCCCTAGCTTTTAGCGCGGTGCATTCGTATTGGGCGATACTCGGTATCTATATGCTGCTTAGTGTAAGCTTCTCTGCCTTAACGAGCAGTGTATCCAATGAGATGTCAGTGCTGCTGCCTCAAAAGGAAATTGGCTCGGGAATGGGCTTGTTCCAGCTTGCCCAGTTTTTCAGCGGCGCATTGACTGCCGCTTTGATAGGCAGCGCCATTGTATGGCAGGCACAGCTGGCGAAATCAGAGGCCTTCAATCATATTTTATGGGGCATGTCCCTTATTGTGCTGGGCACAGTCGTCAGTTCGCTGCTTTACACACGCAGTGCTGCTCGTAAGGCTGCCCGTCAATCAGCATAA
- a CDS encoding 2-isopropylmalate synthase: MRKIYIFDTTLRDGEQSPGVNLNTKEKVEIALQLEKLGVDRIEAGFPAASPGDLAAVNAVATAIKNATIIGLSRSREQDIDAVREALKGAQDPCIHLFLATSPIHRKHKLRMEKEQVLETAERAIRYAKKYFDKVEFSPEDAGRTELDFLCEVTDMAIRAGATVVNIPDTVGYLNPQEFGNIFKTLKQNVPNIETIQLSAHCHDDLGMATANALSAILNGADQVEGTINGIGERAGNTAIEEIALALATRADYFGATTTLNLKEIAKTSRLVSKLTGMVVPGNKAIVGANAFAHESGIHQDGMLKEKTTYEIISPDTIGLRESSLVLGKHSGRHAFREKLIDLGYELDEEAINVAFAKFKNLADRKKNVTDEDIRAFLEEKLIDTPEVFTLETIQVSYGNQTTPSAAVVIRQADGSVSEGTAEGNGSVDAIYNAIDKVTAEAVELEDYSIKSVSQGKDALGEVHVVLNQNEVSAQGRGLSTDILEASARAYIDALNRLIEKRKSPGRRDKMSLI, from the coding sequence ATGCGTAAAATTTATATTTTTGACACTACATTGCGCGATGGGGAGCAGTCTCCAGGCGTGAACCTGAACACAAAGGAAAAGGTGGAAATCGCGCTCCAACTGGAAAAGCTGGGAGTTGACCGGATTGAAGCTGGTTTTCCTGCGGCATCTCCCGGTGATTTGGCAGCGGTTAATGCGGTAGCGACAGCTATCAAAAATGCAACGATTATCGGCCTGTCGCGCTCGCGCGAGCAGGATATTGACGCGGTGCGTGAAGCGCTTAAAGGCGCGCAGGACCCGTGCATCCATCTATTCCTGGCGACAAGCCCGATTCACCGCAAGCACAAGCTGCGGATGGAGAAGGAGCAAGTGCTGGAAACAGCAGAGCGCGCTATTCGTTATGCGAAGAAATATTTTGATAAAGTCGAATTCTCGCCTGAAGATGCTGGGCGCACAGAGCTTGATTTCCTTTGCGAAGTAACGGATATGGCGATTCGCGCGGGAGCGACAGTCGTTAATATTCCGGATACCGTCGGTTATTTGAATCCGCAGGAATTCGGCAACATCTTCAAAACGCTGAAGCAAAACGTTCCAAACATTGAAACGATCCAGCTCAGCGCACATTGCCATGATGATTTGGGCATGGCAACAGCCAATGCGCTGTCAGCTATACTTAATGGCGCCGATCAAGTAGAGGGTACAATTAACGGCATCGGCGAGCGCGCCGGCAATACCGCGATTGAGGAAATTGCCCTTGCGCTTGCAACGCGTGCCGATTATTTTGGCGCGACGACGACGCTGAACCTGAAGGAAATTGCCAAGACGAGCCGTCTGGTCAGCAAGCTGACAGGCATGGTTGTACCTGGCAATAAAGCGATTGTTGGCGCCAATGCCTTCGCACATGAGTCCGGCATTCATCAGGACGGCATGCTGAAGGAAAAAACAACATACGAAATCATTTCGCCGGATACAATCGGTCTAAGAGAGTCTTCGCTCGTATTGGGCAAGCACTCCGGCCGTCACGCCTTCCGCGAGAAGCTGATCGATTTGGGCTATGAGCTGGATGAAGAAGCGATTAACGTAGCCTTTGCCAAGTTCAAAAACTTGGCTGACCGCAAAAAGAATGTCACCGACGAAGATATTCGTGCCTTTTTGGAAGAAAAGCTCATTGATACGCCGGAAGTATTCACGCTTGAGACGATTCAAGTGAGCTATGGCAACCAAACGACGCCTAGCGCTGCGGTTGTTATCCGCCAAGCGGATGGAAGCGTCAGCGAAGGAACAGCGGAAGGCAATGGCTCGGTCGATGCGATTTACAATGCGATTGATAAAGTGACTGCTGAGGCTGTGGAGCTTGAGGATTATTCGATTAAATCGGTATCTCAGGGCAAGGATGCGCTTGGCGAGGTACATGTTGTACTGAACCAAAATGAAGTATCTGCGCAAGGCCGTGGCCTTAGCACGGATATTTTGGAGGCGAGTGCGCGTGCTTACATCGATGCGCTCAATCGACTCATTGAGAAGCGCAAATCGCCAGGCCGTCGCGATAAAATGAGCTTGATTTAA
- a CDS encoding peroxiredoxin codes for MAERLVGYPAPDFTAETAIGDGSGFGKASLADYKGKWLVLFFYPLDFTFVCPTEITALSLAADAFKKLNTEILGVSVDSQHSHKAWINTPVNDNGLGKLEFPLAADITKKIAKDYGVLIEEEGIALRGLFIIDPEGEVKYQVVNHNDVGRSVDETLRVLQALQSGGLCPMNWKPGQQTLSV; via the coding sequence ATGGCAGAGCGTTTGGTAGGTTACCCGGCTCCAGATTTCACAGCAGAAACAGCAATTGGTGATGGTTCCGGCTTCGGTAAAGCATCCCTTGCAGACTACAAAGGCAAATGGTTGGTATTGTTCTTCTATCCACTTGACTTCACTTTTGTTTGCCCAACTGAAATTACAGCTTTGAGCCTTGCTGCTGATGCGTTCAAGAAGCTTAACACTGAAATTCTTGGCGTGAGTGTAGACAGCCAGCACAGCCACAAAGCGTGGATTAATACACCTGTTAACGATAATGGTCTTGGCAAGCTTGAGTTCCCTCTTGCTGCTGATATTACGAAGAAAATCGCTAAAGATTATGGCGTTCTGATTGAAGAAGAAGGCATTGCGCTTCGCGGCCTATTCATCATTGATCCAGAAGGCGAAGTGAAATACCAAGTCGTTAACCATAACGATGTTGGCCGCAGCGTAGACGAAACGCTTCGCGTTTTGCAAGCTTTGCAATCCGGCGGACTTTGCCCTATGAACTGGAAGCCAGGTCAGCAAACGCTGTCTGTTTAA
- a CDS encoding leucyl aminopeptidase — protein MSTLFTYGTPGAEPIDAVVRFISSRELGDASAEWLLPQIDKAIRSLFAKGLFKGEAEQAHVMQTLGLYPAAEHVIAVGYEEQAGADGLRIAAATAARALKRIKAQTVHVVLPMSAVEAEGLSQQQAAQALTEGLKLAVHDRLPEKREAKTRYAIGKVYFSIAGTEAEGAASNFSEQWIAGITRGVACADGVISARDLTNIAGNKLVPEGLAAYAEELARQYDFDIEIIDEWTAAEQGMGGLLGVGQGSINPPRMIVLHYNGAPGDQATWGLIGKGITFDTGGISLKRAPGMEEMIADMGGAAAVLGAMQAIGELKPAVNIVAVIPSAENMPSDRALKPGDVITMMNGLTVEVVNTDAEGRLVLGDGLTTAIRRGATKLVDVATLTGAVSVALGSQATGAVTNHDGLMQQVREASERAGERVWQLPAYPEYKKQIRSEAADLKNSGGREAGTITGGLFIGAFAEELPWVHLDIAGVSFRESAKVLEPKGGTGVMVRTLVELMYAKV, from the coding sequence ATGAGTACATTATTTACATACGGAACGCCAGGTGCTGAACCAATAGATGCAGTCGTTCGTTTCATTAGCTCGCGTGAGCTTGGCGATGCTTCAGCCGAATGGCTGCTGCCGCAAATTGATAAGGCCATTCGCAGCCTGTTTGCTAAAGGGCTGTTCAAGGGAGAGGCGGAGCAGGCTCATGTCATGCAGACGCTTGGCTTGTATCCTGCTGCCGAGCATGTTATAGCGGTTGGCTATGAGGAGCAGGCTGGCGCAGACGGCTTGCGTATTGCAGCGGCAACGGCAGCAAGAGCCTTGAAGCGCATAAAAGCACAGACTGTGCATGTTGTGCTGCCTATGTCAGCGGTGGAAGCGGAAGGACTTTCCCAGCAGCAGGCGGCTCAAGCGCTGACGGAAGGGTTGAAGCTGGCCGTGCATGACCGCCTGCCAGAGAAACGTGAAGCGAAGACGCGTTATGCCATCGGAAAAGTGTATTTCTCCATCGCTGGAACTGAAGCGGAAGGTGCTGCTTCTAATTTCAGCGAGCAATGGATCGCAGGAATTACACGCGGCGTTGCCTGTGCCGATGGCGTAATCAGCGCCCGCGATTTGACGAATATAGCGGGCAATAAGCTCGTGCCGGAAGGTCTTGCTGCGTATGCCGAGGAGCTTGCCCGGCAGTACGATTTTGACATTGAGATTATCGACGAGTGGACGGCAGCCGAGCAGGGCATGGGCGGCTTGCTTGGCGTTGGCCAAGGCAGCATCAACCCGCCGCGCATGATTGTGCTGCATTATAATGGTGCGCCAGGCGATCAGGCAACTTGGGGCCTGATTGGAAAAGGCATCACCTTTGATACAGGCGGCATTTCGCTCAAGCGGGCGCCTGGCATGGAGGAAATGATTGCCGATATGGGCGGCGCAGCGGCCGTGCTTGGCGCCATGCAGGCCATTGGCGAGCTCAAGCCGGCAGTAAACATTGTTGCGGTCATTCCATCGGCGGAAAATATGCCTTCAGATCGCGCGCTAAAACCGGGCGATGTCATTACGATGATGAACGGGCTGACGGTGGAGGTGGTGAATACCGATGCCGAAGGCCGGCTTGTGCTTGGCGACGGGCTCACGACGGCGATTCGCCGCGGAGCAACGAAGCTGGTGGATGTCGCAACGCTGACAGGAGCGGTATCGGTGGCGCTCGGCTCCCAAGCGACGGGAGCGGTGACAAACCATGATGGGCTCATGCAGCAGGTGCGCGAAGCATCTGAACGGGCAGGCGAGCGCGTATGGCAGCTTCCGGCTTATCCGGAATATAAGAAGCAAATTCGTAGTGAAGCGGCCGATTTGAAAAACAGCGGCGGTCGTGAAGCGGGTACCATTACCGGCGGATTGTTCATCGGCGCTTTTGCTGAGGAGCTGCCTTGGGTTCATCTCGATATTGCGGGCGTATCATTCCGCGAGTCGGCGAAGGTGCTGGAGCCGAAAGGCGGCACAGGCGTAATGGTGCGTACGCTCGTCGAGCTGATGTACGCTAAGGTGTAA
- a CDS encoding ATP-binding protein has product MQMMRKRYFPALAEYIRSDKESSLYQAAELGKELTGIQLDDVIAIHEDCMQALVSNVDSEEAVKLYNRSFIFLIEFMVAFRSHLLANQTNDQKFTEMREMLLRSNRSFEMVKNKYENVLQHMDSGIALFDSEGILTFINLQMAKHLDIPRKTLVGCNLPEILRHPQLSRYTRKMILRLYKEMLLRRMRNYEFQDKDGNHLLVTVTYGDQLEGDFLFSVKDVSEYKQIEQTALQNDKLAMLGRIAAAIAHEIRNPLTSIRGFIQLLRPYLLQMGKEEYARIILAEIDRANDIIYEFLNSSKPSAPLKKAFSINLLLKEVALLTESEALMRNCQIGLQLEGDDCALVASIDMKQIKQVILNIVKNSLDAVAERKCDEIGMIELSTRADGSYVEITMKDNGKGMDKATLSRLFDPFFTTKEEGTGLGLSVSYRIIRNHGGSIRVESVVGSGTSFIIYLPLAE; this is encoded by the coding sequence ATGCAGATGATGCGAAAGCGTTATTTCCCGGCACTTGCCGAATACATTCGAAGTGATAAGGAAAGTTCTCTTTATCAAGCAGCAGAGCTAGGCAAAGAGTTAACGGGAATTCAACTTGATGATGTCATCGCAATCCATGAGGATTGCATGCAGGCATTAGTATCGAATGTGGACTCGGAAGAAGCAGTCAAATTGTACAATCGTTCATTCATTTTTTTAATTGAATTTATGGTTGCTTTTCGTTCTCATTTGCTGGCGAATCAAACCAATGATCAGAAGTTTACGGAAATGAGGGAAATGCTGCTACGTTCCAATCGTTCCTTTGAAATGGTCAAAAATAAGTATGAAAATGTGCTGCAGCACATGGACAGCGGCATCGCATTATTTGACAGCGAAGGTATTTTGACATTCATTAATTTACAAATGGCGAAGCACCTAGACATTCCCCGCAAAACGCTGGTGGGCTGCAATTTGCCTGAAATATTGCGGCATCCGCAGCTAAGCCGTTATACTCGGAAAATGATTTTACGGCTGTACAAGGAAATGCTGCTTCGGCGCATGCGGAATTATGAGTTCCAGGATAAGGATGGCAACCATTTACTCGTAACGGTCACCTACGGCGATCAGCTTGAAGGTGATTTTCTATTCAGCGTCAAAGATGTGTCGGAATATAAGCAGATTGAGCAAACAGCCTTGCAAAATGACAAGCTAGCCATGCTTGGTCGAATTGCGGCTGCTATCGCACATGAAATTCGCAATCCGCTGACGTCGATACGCGGCTTTATCCAGCTGCTGCGTCCGTATTTGCTGCAAATGGGCAAGGAGGAATATGCCCGAATTATTTTAGCCGAAATTGATCGTGCTAATGATATTATTTACGAGTTTCTGAACTCGTCCAAGCCTTCTGCTCCATTGAAGAAAGCGTTCTCTATTAATTTACTGCTTAAAGAGGTTGCGCTGCTTACGGAGAGCGAGGCGCTAATGCGCAATTGCCAGATCGGGCTACAGCTCGAAGGGGATGATTGTGCGCTTGTCGCTTCGATCGACATGAAGCAGATTAAACAGGTCATTCTCAATATTGTGAAAAACTCGCTTGATGCGGTAGCGGAACGGAAATGCGATGAAATCGGCATGATTGAACTGTCGACGAGAGCCGATGGCTCTTATGTGGAGATTACAATGAAGGATAACGGGAAAGGCATGGATAAGGCAACGCTGTCTCGATTATTTGATCCTTTTTTTACGACCAAGGAAGAAGGGACGGGCCTTGGCTTATCCGTCAGTTACCGGATTATCCGCAATCATGGCGGCTCTATTCGCGTTGAAAGCGTCGTAGGCAGCGGCACATCATTCATTATTTATTTGCCATTAGCGGAATAA